DNA from Roseomonas gilardii subsp. gilardii:
GCGCCTCTCCCGTGTCAGGACAGCAAAGGAGACCAATTCGGATCGGTTGCATCGGTCGGCGTCACAATCTGCCTTTCGTTGAACCCGGCGATATCGATCATCGCCATGCGTGCACCATAGCCATTGCCGCGCAGATCCCGGGCCGGGGTCTCGCGGTAATAGGCCAGGACCCGGCCATTCGGGGCGAAAGTCGGCCCCTCCATGCCCCAGCCCTCGGTCAGGATGCGCTCGCCGCGCCCGTCCGGCTGCATCACGCCGATGGCGAAGCTGCCGCCGCCGAAGCGGGTGAAGGCGATCAGGTCGCCGCGCGGTGACCACACGGGTGTGGCATAGCGGCCACGGCCGAAGGAGATGCGCCGCACCCCGCCGCCCCCGGCATCCATGACATAGAGCTGCTGGTCGCCGCCCCGGTCGGAGTTGAAGACGATCTGCGACCCGTCGGGGCTGTAGCTGGGCGAGACGTCGAGCCCGTTGCCGGAGGTCAGTTGCCGCTCCCGCCGCGTGGCGAGGTCCACCACATAGATGTTGGAATCACTGCCCTTGGCATAGCTCAGGATCACCGAGCGCCCGTCCGGCGAGAAGCGCGGCGAGAGCGTCATGCCCTGGAACTGCCCCAGGACCTCCTGCCGCCCGGTGTCCAGGTTGTACAGATAGACCCGCGGCTGGTTCTGGTAATAGCTCATGAAGGCGATCTGCCGCGCATTCGGATGGAAGCGCGGGCTGAGCACCTGGAAGGAGCCATCGGTC
Protein-coding regions in this window:
- the tolB gene encoding Tol-Pal system beta propeller repeat protein TolB; translated protein: MDGRFTRRAALLGVTAAAGAIPPLRSVLAQPAAAESRVDITRARTDPIPIAVPSLPGTRGAEIAQVIQNDLRNSGLFRPVQNAAFIQSAEAAAAQPNFQDWRVIGANALVTGRVADQGGQLRVEFRLWDVLPGQQIEGTAFTAPAAQWRRIAHLIADAIYSRLLGEKGYFDTRIVYVAESGPRDRRTRRLAIMDQDGENNRFLTDGSFQVLSPRFHPNARQIAFMSYYQNQPRVYLYNLDTGRQEVLGQFQGMTLSPRFSPDGRSVILSYAKGSDSNIYVVDLATRRERQLTSGNGLDVSPSYSPDGSQIVFNSDRGGDQQLYVMDAGGGGVRRISFGRGRYATPVWSPRGDLIAFTRFGGGSFAIGVMQPDGRGERILTEGWGMEGPTFAPNGRVLAYYRETPARDLRGNGYGARMAMIDIAGFNERQIVTPTDATDPNWSPLLS